One Lutra lutra chromosome 7, mLutLut1.2, whole genome shotgun sequence DNA window includes the following coding sequences:
- the GCHFR gene encoding GTP cyclohydrolase 1 feedback regulatory protein — MPYVLISTQIRMEVGPTMVGDEHSDPELMQYLGASKRSALGNNFYEYFVSDPPRIVLDKLERRGFRVLSMTGVGQTLVWCLHKE, encoded by the exons ATGCCCTACGTGCTCATCAGCACCCAGATCCGCATG GAGGTGGGCCCTACCATGGTGGGCGATGAACACTCAGATCCAGAGCTGATGCAGTATCTGGGGGCCTCCAAGAGAAGTGCCTTGGGAAACAACTT TTATGAGTACTTTGTCAGCGATCCTCCTCGCATAGTGCTGGACAAACTGGAACGCAGGGGCTTCCGTGTGCTGAGCATGACGGGGGTGGGCCAGACGCTGGTGTGGTGCCTGCACAAGGAGTGA
- the DNAJC17 gene encoding dnaJ homolog subfamily C member 17 isoform X3 → MAVAKELLQMDLYALLGIEEKAADKEVKKAYRQKALSCHPDKNPDNPRAAELFHQLSQALEVLTDAAARAAYDKVRKAKKQAAERTQKLDERRKKVKLDLEARERQAQAHGSEEEEESRSTRTLEQEIERLREEGSRQLEEQQKLIQEQIRQEREQRLRGKAESPEGRGTPKLKLKWKCKKEDESKGGYSRDVLLQLFQKYGEVLNLVLSSKKAGTAVVEFATIKAAELAVQNEVGLVDNPLKISWLEGRPQGGRDPSHSGLSQNHLENKRKPVHTKTGMGVFIAALFTRPKKGETA, encoded by the exons GTGAAGAAGGCATATAGGCAGAAGGCCCTCTCCTGCCACCCAGACAAAAACCCGGATAATCCCAGAGCAG CTGAGCTCTTCCACCAGCTTTCTCAGGCCTTGGAGGTACTGACCGATGCTGCAGCCAGG GCTGCATACGACAAGGTCAGGAAAGCCAAGAAGCAGGCAGCGGAGaggacccagaaacttgatgagAGACGGAAGAAAGTGAAGCTTG ACCTGGAGGCCCGAGAGCGGCAGGCCCAGGCCCACggcagtgaggaggaggaggagagcaggagcACCAGGACACTGGAGCAGGAG ATCGAACGCCTTCGAGAAGAGGGCTCCCGGCAGCTGGAGGAGCAGCAGAAGCTGATCCAGGAGCAGATACGCCAGGAGCGGGAGCAGAGGTTGAGAG GAAAGGCAGAAAGTCCTGAAGGCAGAGGAACCCCTAAGCTAAAG CTAAAATGGAAGTGCAAGAAGGAAGATGAGTCAAAAGGCGGCTACTCCAGAGATGTCCTCTTACAGCTTTTCCAGAAG TATGGAGAGGTGCTCAACCTGGTGCTTTCTAGTAAGAAGGCTGGCACTGCTGTGGTAGAGTTCGCAACCATCAAGGCTGCG GAGCTGGCTGTCCAGAATGAAGTGGGCCTGGTTGATAATCCTCTGAAGATTTCCTGGTTGGAGGGACGACCGCAGGGTGGGAGAGACCCCAGCCACTCAGGACTGTCACAG aatcacctggaaaacaAACGAAAACCAGTCCACACAAAAACTGGTATGGGAGTGTTCATCGCAGCGTTATTCACAAGACCCAAAAAGGGGGAGACAGCCTAA
- the DNAJC17 gene encoding dnaJ homolog subfamily C member 17 isoform X2 — MAVAKELLQMDLYALLGIEEKAADKEVKKAYRQKALSCHPDKNPDNPRAAELFHQLSQALEVLTDAAARAAYDKVRKAKKQAAERTQKLDERRKKVKLDLEARERQAQAHGSEEEEESRSTRTLEQEIERLREEGSRQLEEQQKLIQEQIRQEREQRLRGKAESPEGRGTPKLKLKWKCKKEDESKGGYSRDVLLQLFQKYGEVLNLVLSSKKAGTAVVEFATIKAAELAVQNEVGLVDNPLKISWLEGRPQGGRDPSHSGLSQGSVLSERDYESLVMMRMRQAAERQQLIAQMQREDEVGQPT, encoded by the exons GTGAAGAAGGCATATAGGCAGAAGGCCCTCTCCTGCCACCCAGACAAAAACCCGGATAATCCCAGAGCAG CTGAGCTCTTCCACCAGCTTTCTCAGGCCTTGGAGGTACTGACCGATGCTGCAGCCAGG GCTGCATACGACAAGGTCAGGAAAGCCAAGAAGCAGGCAGCGGAGaggacccagaaacttgatgagAGACGGAAGAAAGTGAAGCTTG ACCTGGAGGCCCGAGAGCGGCAGGCCCAGGCCCACggcagtgaggaggaggaggagagcaggagcACCAGGACACTGGAGCAGGAG ATCGAACGCCTTCGAGAAGAGGGCTCCCGGCAGCTGGAGGAGCAGCAGAAGCTGATCCAGGAGCAGATACGCCAGGAGCGGGAGCAGAGGTTGAGAG GAAAGGCAGAAAGTCCTGAAGGCAGAGGAACCCCTAAGCTAAAG CTAAAATGGAAGTGCAAGAAGGAAGATGAGTCAAAAGGCGGCTACTCCAGAGATGTCCTCTTACAGCTTTTCCAGAAG TATGGAGAGGTGCTCAACCTGGTGCTTTCTAGTAAGAAGGCTGGCACTGCTGTGGTAGAGTTCGCAACCATCAAGGCTGCG GAGCTGGCTGTCCAGAATGAAGTGGGCCTGGTTGATAATCCTCTGAAGATTTCCTGGTTGGAGGGACGACCGCAGGGTGGGAGAGACCCCAGCCACTCAGGACTGTCACAG ggctCAGTGCTGTCGGAGAGGGACTATGAGAGCCTCGTCATGATGCGCATGCGCCAGGCAGCGGAGCGGCAACAGCTGATCGCCCAGATGCAGCGGGAGGACGAGGTGGGGCAGCCCACGTAG
- the DNAJC17 gene encoding dnaJ homolog subfamily C member 17 isoform X4 translates to MAVAKELLQMDLYALLGIEEKAADKEVKKAYRQKALSCHPDKNPDNPRAAELFHQLSQALEVLTDAAARAAYDKVRKAKKQAAERTQKLDERRKKVKLDLEARERQAQAHGSEEEEESRSTRTLEQEIERLREEGSRQLEEQQKLIQEQIRQEREQRLRGKAESPEGRGTPKLKLKWKCKKEDESKGGYSRDVLLQLFQKYGEVLNLVLSSKKAGTAVVEFATIKAAELAVQNEVGLVDNPLKISWLEGRPQGGRDPSHSGLSQCGG, encoded by the exons GTGAAGAAGGCATATAGGCAGAAGGCCCTCTCCTGCCACCCAGACAAAAACCCGGATAATCCCAGAGCAG CTGAGCTCTTCCACCAGCTTTCTCAGGCCTTGGAGGTACTGACCGATGCTGCAGCCAGG GCTGCATACGACAAGGTCAGGAAAGCCAAGAAGCAGGCAGCGGAGaggacccagaaacttgatgagAGACGGAAGAAAGTGAAGCTTG ACCTGGAGGCCCGAGAGCGGCAGGCCCAGGCCCACggcagtgaggaggaggaggagagcaggagcACCAGGACACTGGAGCAGGAG ATCGAACGCCTTCGAGAAGAGGGCTCCCGGCAGCTGGAGGAGCAGCAGAAGCTGATCCAGGAGCAGATACGCCAGGAGCGGGAGCAGAGGTTGAGAG GAAAGGCAGAAAGTCCTGAAGGCAGAGGAACCCCTAAGCTAAAG CTAAAATGGAAGTGCAAGAAGGAAGATGAGTCAAAAGGCGGCTACTCCAGAGATGTCCTCTTACAGCTTTTCCAGAAG TATGGAGAGGTGCTCAACCTGGTGCTTTCTAGTAAGAAGGCTGGCACTGCTGTGGTAGAGTTCGCAACCATCAAGGCTGCG GAGCTGGCTGTCCAGAATGAAGTGGGCCTGGTTGATAATCCTCTGAAGATTTCCTGGTTGGAGGGACGACCGCAGGGTGGGAGAGACCCCAGCCACTCAGGACTGTCACAG tgCGGGGGCTGA
- the DNAJC17 gene encoding dnaJ homolog subfamily C member 17 isoform X1, translating into MAVAKELLQMDLYALLGIEEKAADKEVKKAYRQKALSCHPDKNPDNPRAAELFHQLSQALEVLTDAAARAAYDKVRKAKKQAAERTQKLDERRKKVKLDLEARERQAQAHGSEEEEESRSTRTLEQEIERLREEGSRQLEEQQKLIQEQIRQEREQRLRGKAESPEGRGTPKLKLKWKCKKEDESKGGYSRDVLLQLFQKYGEVLNLVLSSKKAGTAVVEFATIKAAELAVQNEVGLVDNPLKISWLEGRPQGGRDPSHSGLSQASGSSSDPTSAHPHPIQKLDSLGNCSFSICRTSSRSEIPRSTLKEKKGSLRSGAGVPWKGGVSRRSLSE; encoded by the exons GTGAAGAAGGCATATAGGCAGAAGGCCCTCTCCTGCCACCCAGACAAAAACCCGGATAATCCCAGAGCAG CTGAGCTCTTCCACCAGCTTTCTCAGGCCTTGGAGGTACTGACCGATGCTGCAGCCAGG GCTGCATACGACAAGGTCAGGAAAGCCAAGAAGCAGGCAGCGGAGaggacccagaaacttgatgagAGACGGAAGAAAGTGAAGCTTG ACCTGGAGGCCCGAGAGCGGCAGGCCCAGGCCCACggcagtgaggaggaggaggagagcaggagcACCAGGACACTGGAGCAGGAG ATCGAACGCCTTCGAGAAGAGGGCTCCCGGCAGCTGGAGGAGCAGCAGAAGCTGATCCAGGAGCAGATACGCCAGGAGCGGGAGCAGAGGTTGAGAG GAAAGGCAGAAAGTCCTGAAGGCAGAGGAACCCCTAAGCTAAAG CTAAAATGGAAGTGCAAGAAGGAAGATGAGTCAAAAGGCGGCTACTCCAGAGATGTCCTCTTACAGCTTTTCCAGAAG TATGGAGAGGTGCTCAACCTGGTGCTTTCTAGTAAGAAGGCTGGCACTGCTGTGGTAGAGTTCGCAACCATCAAGGCTGCG GAGCTGGCTGTCCAGAATGAAGTGGGCCTGGTTGATAATCCTCTGAAGATTTCCTGGTTGGAGGGACGACCGCAGGGTGGGAGAGACCCCAGCCACTCAGGACTGTCACAG GCTTCCGGCTCTTCCAGTGaccccacctctgcccacccACACCCCATTCAGAAGCTAGATTCGCTCGGAAATTGCTCCTTCAGCATCTGTAGAACTTCCTCAAGAAGTGAAATCCCCAGGTCCACtttgaaggagaagaagggatCACTGAGGTCTGGAGCAGGTGTCCCCTGGAAGGGGGGAGTGTCCAGAAGGTCATTGTCAGAGTAG